Proteins found in one Ciconia boyciana unplaced genomic scaffold, ASM3463844v1 HiC_scaffold_68, whole genome shotgun sequence genomic segment:
- the LOC140645980 gene encoding feather keratin-like encodes MACYDLCRPCGPTPLANSCNEPCVRQQGEGLSVVIQPSTVVVTLPGPILSSFPQSTAVGSSSSAAVGTVLSSQGVPVSSGGFGYGYGFGGLGCFGGARGCYPC; translated from the coding sequence ATGGCCTGCTACGACCTCTGCCGCCCCTGCGGACCCACCCCGCTGGCTAACAGCTGCAACGAGCCCTGCGTCAGGCAGCAAGGGGAGGGACTCAGCGTCGTCATCCAGCCTTCCACCGTCGTGGTCACCCTGCcaggacccatcctcagctccttcccccagagcACCGCCGTCGGATCCTCCTCATCCGCTGCCGTGGGCACCGTCCTCAGCTCCCAGGGAGTGCCCGTCTCCTCCGGCGGCTTCGGCTACGGCTACGGCTTCGGAGGCCTGGGCTGCTTCGGCGGCGCAAGAGGCTGCTACCCCTGCTAA